The genomic stretch AACTTGCAGTAACTGTCACCTTCAACAAATCACTTCCTCCATGGGCCTCATTTTCCACTGGTCAAAAGAGAGTTATGAATGCAATAATCACTATTGAACATTCAGGCTACCATGTGCTGTATCTATGTCAATATGCTTCTATCAATAATTTCTATTTGGGATGATGTAAAAAAGTATAACAGAGGGAtgcagttctctctctctctctctctctctctctctatctatatatgtatacatatatatatatatatatatatatatatatatatatacacatacacagatagCAATGGATGGAAAAAATTACATCTCCAGTCCAGTGGGTTACAGGAGGCCAAATCCCATCAATCAAGCCCAATTAACTGACCTATACAGAATTTTGACTTTAAGAGATATTTCGTTAAAAGGGATATTCATATAAGTTGATTTCCAGCTTTTTGTGTCATCAGGGAATCAGATATTCTACTGAATGGACGAGGATTGAAAAGGCAGACAACAATAGTGCTGTTTAAGATgtaaaagggctttcctggtgactgagatggtaaagaatctgcctgcaacagacctgggttcattccctgggtcaggaagatgctctggagaagggaatggcaccccactccagtatccttgcctggagaattccatggacagaggatcctggtgggctacaatccagagaatcgaaaagagtcggacacgtctgagcggcTAACACGAGATGTGGAAAACCCAGATGATTCACACTGAAAAGTCATAGTGGAGGTGTGAATTGACATATTTTACAGAAAACGATATGAATATTTACTAaatctaagttttatttttaaattttaaatagatagTTACCTATACAGTATTATGTTTAGGGACATCATTGGCATCAAGGAAGTTTGTTTAGATACAGATCTTTTTATCTCAATTGTTTGTCTCTAAAGTCTTGCCTTTTAAATTCAACCTTCAGTCTCTCCCTCCATGTCCTCATGATTCTAAAAGGTATTCCCTATTAATGCCCAAACCTTTGGGGAAGCAATTTATGTTATTCAATTGTCAGTAGCATACTTCTATCCATGTTACAGATTGAGGGAGAACTAGTCCTCATGGCCTGGATGGGCAGTCAGGTTTGTGAAGATAAGATGGGGTTCTGTCTAAAGAGTGTAGCCTGAGGAAACGTGGTATTCTTAGAGAAAGAGAAGCATCTGAGAAAAATACATCTGGAAAGAAATTAGGTTATGGTGACGATGATTGACTTCACTTCCTCCCAATACACACCAGAGAAAGAGAATGGAAATAAATTCTTAATGACCACAAATATATCATCATCTTATACATACACGCTGAAATACTTTTAGCAATTACATAGggtttttgagatttttcttgtcaATATCTGCCACAGAAGTACATTTGGTATTTTCATATTGAGGTCATCACATAAAGAAGAGAATACACTAAAGAAAAGCATTAATAATTGTAACAGAAACctcttttatgaaaattattagTTTAATTGAATTTTGTCTGAAGAATATTGTAGCTTTGTAGACAGCAAGGGGAAATACTATAACAGTAAACAATATGAAGATATaaacaaaataactgaaaatcatTTGTTTTGTATGTATTCCAAATTAGAgctcagaagaaatataaaacttACTGAATTACTGGAATGCATAACCTGGTACATGCCTTACACATCTTTTCTTGTTTGCTCACATTTTGCATTTACACATCTGTGACAATTAAATTAACTGCATTAAGACTGAAGTTGTAGAAGTAATATACATGATTATAGTACATTTGGGAAGAATATTTATCACCTATAGGTGTCTAAAGaacaagaatttatttatttatttttgtgattttaattctatttatttatttatttattggcctgccatgtggtatgtgggatcttaacccACACCAAGGGCGCCAACTGGAACCCTCACCCTCTgtggtggaagtgcagagtcttaaccactggacccccagggaagttcccacatagaatgtattttaagaaatatctgACTTTGATAAACTCTGTTGTtgtgcagttgctaagtcatgtccaactctttgcaaccccatggactgcagcatgccaggcttccctgtccttcaccatttcctggggtttgctcaaactcatgtccattgaatcggtgatgctatccaaccatctcatcctctgtcatccccttctcatcctgccttcaatctttcccaggataagggtcatttccaatgagtcatctcttcccatcaggtggcctaagtactggagcttcagcctcagcattagtccttccaatgaatatttaggactgatttcctttaggatggactggttgatttccttgctgtccaaaagactctcaagagtcttctccaacaccacagttcaaaagcatcaattctttgatgctcagctttctttaaggtccaactctcacatccatatgtaactattggaaaaacaatagctttgtctatactgacctttgtcaccaaagtgatgtctctgctttttaatattctgccagaatggctgtgatccaaaagtctacaagcaataaatgctggagaaggtatggagaaaagggaaccctcttacaccgttggtgggaatgcaaactagtacagccactatggagaacagtgtagatattccttaaaaaactggaaatagaactgccttatgacccagaaatcccactgctggacatacacaccgaggaaaccagaactgaaagagacacatgtaccccaatgttcatcacagcactgcttataatagccaggacatggaaacaacctagatgtccatcagcagatgaatggataagaaagctgtggtacatatacacaatggagtattactcagccattaaaaagaatacatttgagtcagttctaatgaggtggatgcaactggagcctattgtacagagtgaagtaaaccagaaagaaaaacaccaatacagtatactaacacatatatatggaatttagaaagatggtaacgataatcttgtatgcaagacagcaaaagagacacagatgtatagaacagtcttttggactctgtgggagagggaaagggtgggatgatttgggagaatggcattgaaacatgtataatatcatataagaaatgaatcgccagtccaggttcaatgcaggatacaggatgcttggggctggtgcactgggatgacccagaggaatggtacggggagggaggtgggaagagggttcaggatggggaacatgtgtgtaactgtggcagatttatgttgatgtgtggcagaaccaatacaatattgtaaagtaattagcctccaattaaaataaataaatttaaattaaaaataagtaaagataaaaatttaaaaaaatatattctgcctaggttggtcatatcttttctcccaaggagaaagcatcttttaatttcatggctgcagtcaccatctgcagtgattttggagccaaagtaaatacagtctgtcactgtttccattgtttccccatgtatttgccatgaaattatgggactgtatgccatgatcttagtgttttgaatgttgagttgtaaaccagccttttccctttgctctttcaccttcatcaaaaggctctttagttcctcttcactttctgccataagagtggtgtcatctgcatatctgaggttgtttatatttctcccagcaatcttgattccagcttgtgcttcatccagcacaacatttcacatgatgtactctgtatataagtttaataagcagagtgataattaTAGCCTTAAGgtaactcctttcccaattctgagctagtctgttgctccatgtttggttctagctgagatgcatacaggtttccctgGAGGCAGGTAatgcggtctggtattcccatctctttgagaattttccacagtttgctgtgatccacacaatatgaaaatgcagaaagatgataaattatatatgtttaactttctCACGTCACAGGTTTTATGGTATTAATAATTGAATATACACTAAGTggtgttatatgtatatatgtatatgtataattcatTACATAATTCATTGtaacatcatttttatttaaaaattaaaagccaacTAGATAACAAAATCTAGTTATCCAtagatagtatatatatgttcagATATTTGCTGTTTTTACAAAATCTTTGCTTTGTGGATGTGTTTAATGGgatgcctgtgtgtctgtgtaattATCTAAGGGTGAATGGTTGTGCATTTGTTTTGTAAtttaccaaaagaaaataaagtgcctGTATAGGGATTTGTGAACTGGATATAAAGAATGCTTGGTGATTGGTATCATTTAACTGTATCTGTATTCCATTCACAATGAACTTACTTGTATGAAATGCCAGATGATAAACTACATCATGATGTCTGTTAATTATTCCTGAGAGACCAAGGGTTCACCACCCAGGGACCAGACACAGAGATGGTTATATAATCGAGGTCGGGCAAGAGACAATGCTGAATCCTCCGGCAGATAGAACTGCATGCAACAAACAAGTCAGGAGTTCTGGGACAGGTACTGATATCTTTCGTGTTTCTCTGATATATATTTGAGATTTTCTTaggtttttaatccttttttgaAAGAAAGCATGTTATATAAACAAAGGAAGATATGAAATATAcacaaaatttcattttacttactttttccaatctttatttcaaatcaatatatttgttattgttgctcagttgctaagtcatgtctgactctgcaaccctgaggactgtagcacaccaggcttcccagtccttcattctctccctgattttgctcaaattcgttTGCACcaaattgtgttggtgatgctatctaaccatctcatcctctgctgcactttctcttttttcctaaatctttcccagcatcagggtcttttccaatgagtcaggtttttttcccaatgagttggctctttgcatcaggtggccaaaatattggagcttcagcttcagcccttgcAGCAAATATTGAAGGTTGATATCCTTCAACCTTCAATCCtaatgttgatttcctttaggattaactggtttgatctcattgcagtccaaaggactctcaagagccctctccagcaccacaatttgaaagtatcaattcttcagataTACACAGATGAATATAcatagtccaactcttttgtgatcccatggactgtagcctgccaggctcctctgtccatgggatttcccaggcaagaatactggagcgagttgctatttcctcctccaggggatctgcctgatccAGGGAGCAAACTcatatcttctgcatctcctacactggcaggcaaattctacatcactgagccacctgggaagcccttttcttatGAGGACAGGTATGACATTGTACATCACACAGTTGGTTAGGGCAAAGTATAACAAGGGGACATAAAACTCAATTGGCCCCCCTAAGACAAGTGACTCCCAAATCAAGGATGACCAGCCTCAGAGATATTCAAGAGAAATATGGATcaaattaaagaatgaaagtattaaaatttttagagACTGGGATGGGGACACAGTTCATGCATGATTGTCTCTGAGATTCTGGGACTGTGAACATATGAGTATTTGTATCATCTGTCTTACATAACTGAAATTGTGTTAAATATATCATGTTAAGAAGGGTAGACTTGGTCAGAAGGATCCACACAGTAAACCACACTGCCTTTCTTGCCTCTCTGTCATCTGTGCTATCAGCATCTCTACAACTGGGTCCCAGACATTCTTCATCATCCCCCCTATGTAGCAGCAGCTCTCAGAGGCGAGAATATCAGCCCTGGAATATGACTGCCTCTCCACTCTAACACTTCATACATAGGCACCCTTCCACCCTCTTACACAAAAGCTATCACCTTTCtgctccagtgggtcttcccaaaCTGTCTATCTCTCATATACTAAAGTTGAACAGATCTGAGAGTTTAGTGGGGAAAAAGAGTTCTTGTTATGTTCAGAAACTTGTCATAGCTCTTCCTGCTCCACACTTATGGCAGATGAAGAAATTGCAAAGCAATATATTCATTATCTACATCACTCATTAACTATATTTCTCTATTACAGGATATGATAATATCTGTACATcattgaaacaaaacaaagcagagatCTTGTCAGAAGTCTAGGGTTATCTGGACCAACTAATTGTAAGAATCTTGCCTTCAATATGAGGACATAAATTCCTTAATATTAGATTGAAGTAGCAAAAATGGTCATAAATGCTGTACAAATTGATGTGGAAATAGCCCGATTTAGCTTAGATGAATTTGTGCTGCAAACAGTACAGTGGTTTACAAatgtatcattattattatctttttatcaGTTATATCAAGTTGGAAATATTTCCCAAAGGGTCAATTTAACTTAAATATTTCCCAAAGGGTCAATTTAACTTCAAGGCATCTTAGCATTATTTATCTCTTCTTCTAATTACTGAAATATAGAAACAAATAGCAGTTTAGCAATTAAGACAGTAAGATGATATTAACCCTccacttccatttcctttttcataacTAGGAATTTTCACGTGTGAGGGATGACTGCTGAGAAAGGCACTGTGTTTGCTGACTTCATATTCTTAGGCCTTTCCGGTAGACAAGATGTACAGCAGGGGCTCTTCGTGCTCTTCCTGCTGGTTTATGGCATAACTGCAGTTGCCAATGTCGGGATGGTCCTGCTGATCAAGAGGGACCCCAGActgcacacacccatgtattACTTCCTGAGCAATCTGTCCTTCTGTGACATCTGCTGTTCTTCTACTATCTCTCCCAAGATGCTGGCTGATTTCTTATCTAAGCAAAAAAGGATTCCATATGGTGTATGTGCCATCCAGATGTACTTTTTTGGAGCCTTTGGAGATGTGGAATGTCTCATGTTGGCTGTCATGGCTTATGACCGTTATGTGGCCATTTGCAATCCACTTCTTTATACAATTGCCATGTCCAGGGGAATCTGTACCCAGCTTGTGGTTATTGCCTACATCATAGGCTTGGTTGACTCAGCAATCCATACCTGTTGTAAATTTCAGTTGTCAATCTGCAATTCCAATATCGTCAATCACTTTTTCTGTGACATCCCACCCTTATTAGCCCTCTCCTACTCAGATACAACCAGCAATGAGATTGTGATGTTCACTTTTACTGGCTGTGTTGCGGGGACCAGCATTATCACTGTCCTCCTCTCCTACAGCTACATCATAACAACCATCCTTAGGATGAACTCAGCCGAGGGGAGACGCAAAGCTTTCTCTACATGTGCTTCCCACTTAACTGCTGTGGCTATATTTCATggctgctggggtccagcctcagctgatccagggtattcgaagtgggGACAGTGTCGAcaacttatttaaatattaattagagatataaagagtaatagaatgaggatagctcagcaggaaaattcagtggagaaaagaggctgagtagcttggtttatgtgggagaccaataaaacttcaagacaagaagtttgcaccacttacgtaggccgcaggcgtccttccattctcccgaaggagaggagatactgaggcctccccggtcggatcttagaagcccaggcataattagtaagcatggcgggttctgcgctccagatggagactcagccagagtttgagagagagagcgacatggggagaccagtatttcgagaaactgatcccaattctttattttccatggtctacttttatacactgagatgttatgcaaaagtcacgtggggtcagcagtcctgacttttatcaaggtcaggtgcttcatacaaatgtatacagaggtcttaggggtgttacatcatcttctggccagggggcctgctgacaatttatgaccctctccttgtgacagcggtcagtcaaccaggacacttatttctccaggggtgattattctcaaaacagacaccacccaaataaagttacattcctatagggtgagggtgtagtgggttttcattaaggaaagaatttacttagcctaaggtctaacgtgattaatatcaaaggtaatacttatttcttctatatattcattaatgtgtgtaagggcaggggatgtggagactcagcaacaaacattggctcaacaaatgaaaaacccttcaccaatacaatttctaatcagcccactatacttatactaatagttttctaacttctctaaagaacctgtttttagaaggtttaaagcatctcgtgcctctcacagttgggaggctgtgagcaatcatgtgtggccggacaagcctgtcaggcaggctagagaaccttcagaggagtttgtaggttgaaacactcctatcatgccaggaattattattaactggagctctaagataactccttctctgaaagaggtggggggggacagcccccataaagtcagaggtgtaggtgagagcacaaagtagtaaagtaggcaggctctgcttatgggggtagatgctcgagaatttccagagggactcctgaggctcaatcccgcctttgcatatgtcgagcctccttcctcatgacctttgccacgggcggagtgcctcatgctggcccccaacatctcccccttttttatttcttaaaatagccAGATGCAGTTCAGTCCCGAGCCTCTGAGTGTTCTGccaaagaatcctgacaatacaaggaagaatgattatgagaagtagGAATAGAGCACCAACGGCAGCGTAACTAAggatattagacagaatattttttccagaaataaagttagagaaggtatGAAAAAAGTCGTTAGCTGCTCCAGCagcggtaaaatccagtcgagagtgttccaaggtctgtatttgaCTATGAattttccctaagtccaggccaatatcagaactgttccaaacacctgagatatgatttttaatcttttcccattcataatctgtctcgtttaccttcaaagatgtcacgcatatccacctgtAATCAGCGTGGCATGTCAAAGCCATCTTcacctttaaagcctgtaactcagtcccaatatgcataattgcctcttctaaggcgtctactctcatctctaatttcGTACTCTCATCCTCTAAATTCCTgagttgctagagttaaagaaacatttttagacatggtatcaacatattgggcagtatgcacttgttgagtcaatgatattgctgccacagtaacagaagtaattgtggttattaaagctgatattcataaaataaataagcccacAAACCATCGTGATCATATTAAATCCTGTAGTAGTTGTAACACAGCAAGACCATAGCTATCATATAGGCACCATAAGATAGGGTGGGCGTTGTAAcaccacaaaggagcaaacattacattgagggtttaaacaagatgagagcatacattgttcacaagtcactacattgggtccaccagtgaaagtcataTGTACATTAAGTTTCTTTGAGTCATTAGTAAAAAGAAGAACATAAGGCGAGGGTAGacaagctaaaacagaataagtagaattattttctggttggagttcatGCTGCAGCAGCCCTGTCAGTCTCAccgggatctcgatgtttatcttgcctcccgTGCCGGCGGGCACTGCCCTTGTTCCCTCGCTGAACCGGCCTCGGGCTCAGCGGTGGCCAAGCAAGCGCAGACAGACGCTGGGGGGGTGCTACCGGCTGCAAGCGCTGTGCGCTGGGCCCGGGCAGCCAGGCTGGTCCAGCCCACGGCTCCCGACGCACAGCTGTTCCCTGCGGCAGTGGCAGCAGGGGCAGAGGAGTGCccctcttttgtgatcgaagcaatgggggaaccGGATGTCTGGGGGACTGCAACATAGTGAATCAGACTGTCcgggatctaaattggagaatctgcgtcctgtggaaaaatacaagcacatcctcgatcgctagttaataatgggtcaggaacCTTCCATTGTCtggagaggaggtccttccattttaCCAATGG from Bos indicus x Bos taurus breed Angus x Brahman F1 hybrid chromosome 24, Bos_hybrid_MaternalHap_v2.0, whole genome shotgun sequence encodes the following:
- the LOC113882585 gene encoding olfactory receptor 1019-like; protein product: MTAEKGTVFADFIFLGLSGRQDVQQGLFVLFLLVYGITAVANVGMVLLIKRDPRLHTPMYYFLSNLSFCDICCSSTISPKMLADFLSKQKRIPYGVCAIQMYFFGAFGDVECLMLAVMAYDRYVAICNPLLYTIAMSRGICTQLVVIAYIIGLVDSAIHTCCKFQLSICNSNIVNHFFCDIPPLLALSYSDTTSNEIVMFTFTGCVAGTSIITVLLSYSYIITTILRMNSAEGRRKAFSTCASHLTAVAIFHGKLLFMYFRPSSSYSMDTDKTASVFYTVVLPMLNPLIYSLRNKHVKGAIKKATSTKLCSG